Within Sporosarcina sp. PTS2304, the genomic segment AAACATTCTAGTTATGTTTTTCAAAACTTAAACAATCAATCCTCACTCTTACTTGACGTAGATGACATACCATTCCCCGTCAATATTTTCTATCTGCCGGCCGACCCAACCAGCGACAAGTGCATGTTGTTGTTGCTCAATATCACCCATTACTATGCGTTGTTCCTGACAAACTTCAGTCGATGTTGTTGCCTGCAAATCTTTCAAAAAGATATAACGTAACTTATTGCCATACTTCACTTTTAGGGCAACAATTCGTAAACCAAGAGCAAATTTATCTTTCAGACTAGGTATATTAAATGGTGCGACAGTCGCGCAAATATAGTGATAGCGATCTTTATTTACGTAGTCCATCAACCACTTCCCTAGAGTTGTTTGAAGTCCCCGCCCTCTATACGCCGGGTCTACTTCCGAAATTTCAGAGTACAAAACATGTGCCAGTTGTTCTTTTGATACTCCCGCATCGACACCTAAATGTTCCTCATCTTCTCCTGGATCTAACATAGCCCGTATAGCGACGAGTTGATCGTTAACAAATGCGCCGGCAATCATTCCGTGGCCTTGAAGAACGAATAAAAACTCTTTTTCTGTTAAAGGTTGAAGAAGCTCAGGAGTTTCAAGAGCTGCTAACACTTTTTCTTGCAACTTCATAATTTCCGGAAGCCACTCTTCTGTCAGCAAGCAAATAGTTTCTGGCATTGCTTGTCTACTCATCGTGTCACCTTTTCTTTACGTACAGTCAACTCTTCTAATACTTTTTCATCGATATCAATTCCTAGCCCAGGCTTTTCATTGAGCTGAATGAAAGGCACGTCATACTGCAGATTGCCGACGTCTTTACTAAACTTTAGTGGTCCGGTCAGTTCGACACTTGTCATAATCTTTTTAGAGAATGCTACATGGAAGCCTGCTGCTGAACCGACGGACGACTCGACCATCGATCCTACTTGACACTCAATTCCTGCCATCTCCGCCATATGTGCCAGTTTGTTCGCAGGGTACATGCCGCCACACTTCATAAGTTTAATATTTACTTTGTCGGCCGCACGTTTTGCGATAATTTCCCGCATTTCACGTACTCCTTTTAATCCTTCATCTGCCATAAGTGGTGTCGATGTCTTTGACTTCACTTCTACTAATCCATCGATATCGTTAGCTACTACCGGTTGCTCTAGCCAGTCTAAATTACAGCTTTCTAATTGCTTCATCGCTTGTAACGTAGTCGCACTGTTGACCCACCCTTGGTTGACGTCTACGCGAATGGCGATGTCCTGTCCTACACGTTCACGTACCGCTTGAATTCGTTTCACGTCTTCTTTTGCGTCTGTACCGACTTTCATCTTTAATGAATTATATCCTGCCGCTACACGATCTGCGGCCTCTTGAGCCATATGTTCAGGTGATGCGATACTTAAAACATGCGTAATAGGGAATTTCTCATGATAGCGGCCGCCCAGTAAATCATATGCCGGCACGCCGTACGCTTTTCCAACTGCATCAAAACAAGCAATATCAAGAGCGGCTTTTGCGGAAGGCACTCCAGTAATTGCCTTATTCATCACTTCATGTATTCTTTCAAACCGGCTAGGATTTTCTCCAATTAGTTGTGGTGCGAGTTTATGTTGAATAACCGCAAACGTGCTTTCCCAACTCTCTCCCGTCACATGGTCATCTGCAACGGACTCTCCATATCCGACATGACCTGTATCTGTCGTTAATTTAACAATAATTGATGGCATATCATCATATGTGGCATAGCTAATAACAAACGGTTCATATAAAGGTAAACGGATCGCAAATATTTCTATTTCAGTTATTTTCATGCATAATCTTCCTTTCTTATTGGCAAATGTTCTAACCTATTGTAACATTGTCGTTAAATAGTCGCTAATGATATTGGAGGAATTTTATGAAAGTTACTATCGCACTCGTCGGATCAACCGCGTTTTGTTTGCGAACGGAAGCAATGACACTTCCTAAAGACATTCGTATTCACTGTTACAGTTACGAGAACCCGAGCGAAGCACCTCACCTGCTCGAAAAATTAAAACCTTGTCACGCCATTTTATTTTCAGGCTCCTTGCCGTACGAAGCTTCTTCTAAAGTCATTCAGCAATTGACCATACCTTCATTTTATCTTCAGCAAAATGAAAATACAATTGCGGTTACTTTATTGTATATAGCTTCAGAAAAAAAACTACCCATTCATGAACTTTCTATTGATAGCAAAGAAAAAATCCACGTAGAGCACGTTTTGCAAGATATGAATCATCTTTCTATTATTAAAAAGCCCGCTATGTATGAACTGAATGCGGAAACTGATTTACAAACTGTCGTGAATTTTCATGTTTCACACTATAATAGCGGGCAAACGAAAATGGCGGTCACGAGTGTTCATGCTGTCTACGACCAATTACAAAAGATTGGAATTCCTGCATTCCGAATGATTGATCCTGTCAGTAATATACTCCGCGCGCTAGAACATACTGCCCAACAAGCGCAGTTACAAAAAAGTGAAGCGACTAAAATTGCGGTTGGTTTACTGAAAATTTATCAACCAGCTGAATTTGCTAGTGACACTATAGAACGACTAGCTACATTTTTACACGCACAGACTGTACAAGAAGATGATACATTTTTATTGTATACTACAGTCGGCTCGGTAGAATTCGCTCTACAAACGGAAGAATTCATTCAATTGATCGATTCCTTATCTCCTATCTCCGCTCTAATGTTTGGTAGCGGACAAACGATTGTGGAAGCTAGTACAAATGCTTCAAGCGCACTCGAATTATCTAGACAGTCAAAAAACAGTGGGATCTATATGTTGGATGAAAAGAAACGACTTCACGGTCCTCTACCAACAGGTATGCCTGCCATTTCTATGAAGATTGAAGAACCTCATCTTTTAGAAATCAGTTCTAACACTACATTAAGTCCAGCCGTCATTTCAAAGCTTATCCAGTTCAATCAATTTAGACAGGCTGCTCCCTTCTCCGCGAATGACTTGGCGAATTATTTAGGCGTGTCCCGAAGAACAGCAGAACGTACGATAAAAAAACTGAGCGATTGCGAGTTTATTAAAACGGTCGGTGAAGAAATGACCTATGCACAAGGTAGACCACGGTCAATCTACGAATTACACTTGCCCCTATAGTAAAAAAAGAAAAGCTACGGAAACCCGCGCTTTTCTTTTTTTATACGTACTATTCAAGTTGAGCTTCCATATCCAATTTCTTTTCTTTTGCATTCATTTCCTCGATCTCTTCCGGTGTCAGCTTCACGATAGAAAAGCCGGTAAGTGCATATACAATGGAAATGAATGGTACGACAAGATTCAAGATCGCGTAGGGACCATATTCTACTACACTTACTCCCAATGTTCCAAATATGAACACACCACAAGTATTCCAAGGTATGAACACCGACGTCAGTGTTCCTCCATCTTCTAGTGCGCGTGAAAGGTTTTTAGAATTCAATCCTTTTTCCTTATAAGCTTTACTGAACATTCTTGAAGGGACAACGATGGAGATATACTGTTCAGAACACGTCGCATTCGTCATGACACAAGCACCAATTGTTGAAATAATTAAAGAAGATGTAGACTTTACGACTTTCAATAATTGATTCATAATCGAACGCAGCATGCCCGAATACTCCAAAATCCCGCCAAATGTCATCGCAACAAGTGTCATAGAGACCGTATACATCATGGAATCCAGTCCGCCACCATTAAACAACTTGTCGACTAGCTCGTTGCCAGTCTCAATAGCAAAACCGCTCTGCAATGCATCTAGCGCATCCGCAAATGTACCACCTTGAAGAGTGACATGTGAAATAAATCCAAGAACAATACCGATAATTAATGCCGGTACGGCGGGTACTTTTAAAGCTACCATTACAATAACTGCTAAAGGTACGAGCAGTAACCATGGAGAAATTACAAAACTATCTTGCATTACTTGAGATGTATTTGCGATAGATGTTAGTTCTGCTTCTCCCGATCCAAATTTACGTCCTAGAAAAGTGAACACGCCTAGTGCAATGAGCAAGCCAGGGATCGTTGTATACAGCATATGTTTAATATGATCGAACAAATCTGTGCCTGTTAATCCTGCTGCAAGGTTTGTTGTATCTGATAGTGGAGACATTTTATCTCCGAAGTAAGCACCTGATATAACAGCTCCCGCTACCATACCTGCAGGAATTCCCATACTTAACCCAATCCCCATACCAGCGACACCAATTGTCGCCATAGTGGACCATGAACTACCGATGGCAAGTGAAACGAGTGCACAAATTAAAGCAATAGCCACTAGAAACCAAGATGGTGTAATGATTTTCAGGCCGTAGAAAATCATCGTAGCCACTACTCCGCCGCCCATCCAAGAACCGATGACCAGACCGACTAGCATGATGATGATGACTGCCGGTAAAGCGAGACGTATTCCTTTATACATCATTTCCTCAATTTCTTTCCAAGAGAATCCATGACGCCAAGCGACTAGAGCAGCTATGGAAGTTCCTACGATTAAAGGCATGTGTGGACCTTGTTCTAGTTTAACTACGGTGACTACCATGACTAAAATCATGATTGTTAATGGTAATATAGCCCACCATATCCCTATTTCTTTTCTTTCTTTTTGTTCCATTCGTGTTCACTCCATCCATTTTTTGATAATTCTAAAACTTGTCGTTATATAGTCGTTAAACTCATAGTAAGCGTTTTCTTGTCTATTTGTCAACGCAAAATTTGTAAGCGGTTTCTAGTTATTTACGTGTTGGAATGTGAATCGAGTTTGTTTTGGATACTGAAATTAGTGAGGCGGACTTGAAGAGTCATTCGGCTTGCGCTTCCAGACGATACGCTTTCCGGAGGGGACGCGGTGGACCTCGCAAAAGTACGCTGCGAGTTACACCTGTCGTCCTTGATCCTCCCGGAGTCGATCGTCTTCCAGCTTCAGCCGAAACTTAGTGTGTGCAAGACAGGTTGATCACTCTTTGTAGGTAGTGAAAAATACGTGGGCTTGTCTGCTACTTCATGTTCGTTTATTAGATGGAGTGAAGCTGACTTGAAGAGTCCTGCGGCTTGCGCTTCCAGACGATACGCTTTCCGGAGGGGACGCGGTGGATCGTCAAGCACTGCGAGTTACACCTGTCGTCCTGATCCTCTCGGAGTCGATCGTCTGTAAGCTTCAGCCGAAACTTAGCGTGTGCAAGACAGGTCGATCATTCTTTGTATGTGGTGAAAGACCAACTAAATAGACTTGTCTGATACAATGCGACCGTTTTGAAGTTGAAAAGCGGTGAAGTGTTGCTAGCTACTATGACTGTTTCGACGAACTGAGTGAAAAAAGCAATGACTCTATATGTATTCAATCAGGCAATCCAAAGCTTCACCCACACTGTTCAGGAAGTAGAGCTTACCATACTCTACTTCTGGACGAACACAAACTGACTTCCCGACACAAACTCAAGGATTCTCCCGGAAGAACTGGCGAGTCCGCCGCGCACCCTCAGGAAAGCGTCCGGTTCTGCTGGGAGAATCCTAGCACGTACACTACTTTTCTGCACTGCAAAGGAGAAGTCACTTACCTCACTCCAACTTCTGGACGAACACAAACTGACTTCCCGACACAAACTCAAGGATTCTCCCGGAAGAACCGGCGACTCCTGGAGGATCAGGACGACAGGCGTAATCGCCAATGCACTTCTGGCGAGTCCGCCGCGTCCCCTCAGGAAAGCGTCCGGTTCTGTAGAGAGAATCCTCACACGATGCACTATTTTATTTCATTGCACAGGAGGATTTACTTTTCCCACTCTAATTTCTGAACGAACACCAACTGACCTCCTGACACAAACTCAAGGATTCTCCTGGAGGATCAGGACGAAAGGCGTAATCGCCACGCACTTCTGGCGAGTCCGCCGCGTCCCCTCAGGAAAGCGTCCGGTTCTGCAGGGAGAATCCTAGCACGTACACTATCTCTACAACTACTCATTAAAAAACACCTCCACATTGATTCCATAAGGTTCTATACCCTATTTTCAACGAAAGGTGTTTTTATTTGTCTCATTTTTTTAGGTCAGTTCCGACTCGTATAGAGTAGCTGACAGTTTTTCATGGCAACACTTCAATGGTATAATTTTCAAACTCATCTGTCGATTGGGGCAAATCAAGTTCGATCGATTCAGGCACCTTTAAATAGACAGTCATCATCCCTGAAACTGAACCCGAATTATAGCCATAACTAGGTTTGCCCGAAAGCTGGTTTACTATATTGGAGTCATGGTAAAACGTGTACGTAATATGATTGGGTGGTTGCATAGGAACGTACATAGAATGACTATCCCAAGCAGGCAACTCTATTTTTATTTTATGAGAGACATCATAAAATGTACCGTCCATCCCATCAAACTCTACCATCATTTCAGGACGAAATACCGTCTCTTCGATCACATTGTCCCGATCTGCCGTTCTTTCAATTAAAATAACAGCATCTTTCGGAAAGTTCGGGATAGTAAATTTCCCATCAATTTCATGCGTGCGCTGCGTTGCGATTAACCGATTTGGAATTGGTAAATCTTTCTCAATCGCTTCTCTGACATCAAAACCGTATAAATTCCCTTCTACAACTGTCAGCTGTTCAAACTCCATAGTCTTCGCCATTACTTCCGCTGCGATAAACACTATGAAAAGTAAAGCCAAATAGCTAACAAGCACTTTCTTATGGACACTGTTGTTCATGCCCAAATTCCCAGCGCTTTTTACAACTAGTAAAATAGTTAAAATGGCTAGGAGTAGCAAAACAGTGCCTCCAACCGCAAAAATCATCATGGATTCCTCACCTCCAAACGATTGGTGACCCAAAAGCTGCTTCCGAATAAAATCGCGACTGCCAGCAAAACTTTCAACGTAAATAGCAGGATGGACGTCTCCCCATAGAAAAAGTATAAAACGCCTTTACTACTATCTCCTGTAGAAAAAAATGTGGTCTGCGTAAAGGCAATCCATAGCAAGGCCAATAGCAGGATAAATGCTTTGTTCCACTGTACGAGCGAACCTACTGTATATGCTATCAACATGAACAGCAGGCTGTACGCACTCAATACGAAAACCTGTGATAAAAAGTCAAGCGGTGCAGACAATATCCCGTCCGCCTGCATGATTGTATTCACTTGCAACATCGCAATAATTTTCATCACCGAGCTGAGTAAAATAGTCGTCACACCGCCAAAAAGAGCAGCAGCACAAAAGAAATAAAAGTTAGCTAATTGGAATGTCAAACGATTCGCAACAAACGTAAATGATTCATTTCGCTGTGCAGCGGATGTTAAGTAAAAGCCTATAATAATCGACCAAAACAACATCAATCCTACTTGTCCATCGTTCGAAATGGTATTGAAGTCAAATGACAATGGATTTTGACCGTCCAAATAAGAGGATGTGGAAGTCGAGGCGCCACTTAAGAAAACCGTGCTTATAATCTGCAATGCAATGAGTACTGTAAATATGGCGATATTACCGTTTAATTTTAATAAAAATTGACGCATTGCTATTTCATTTGCGCTCCATTGCGTTGAAAACATCATCGACTCCCCCTTTCGTCTGTCCCGTCATCGCCAAATATGCGTCGCTCGCGCTGACTGCTGAAACGTTGATGCCTGCTCGTTTCAAGTCACTCAGCTCCTGTTCAGTGTATTCATTGTCTACTATCCATTCTGTGACAGGACCTTCCATAGAACGATGAACGACAGCGTACCGAGTGGCGTGAGCTTCCAGTATGCTGGATCTTCCTTGCAAAGATAAAAACTTCTCTTGTAACTCTATAATTGGACCGTGGAATCCCACTGTCTTACCGTCGATCAATAAAATATCTTCCAATAAATCTTCCATTTCCTCGATATGGTGACTTGATAATACAATCGTGCGCGGGTGTGTAATATAATCTTTTAGCAGTGCTCGGTAAAAGTCTTTACGTGTAGCAGAATCCATTCCTGTAATCGGTTCGTCAAACATTGTTAATGAGCAACGTGCGGCAATTCCAACGACTGCGTTGAATGTACTCTGTTTTCCTTTAGATAGAACGCGGTGCTTTACTGTTAAGGGAAGGCCAAAATACTCGAGTAAGCGTGTAGCTAGTTCATTGTCCCAATTCTCATAAAATCGATCACATTCTACTAAAATATTTCCTAGTGTTAACGCATCAGGAAAACCCATTCGATCATCGACAAAAATCATATTGGCAGACACAGCCAAACTATTGAAAGGCCGCTCACCGAACACACGCAACTCTCCACTCGATTCTTTCGTAAAACCAGCCACCATCTTCATGAGTGTGGTCTTGCCTGCTCCATTTCTTCCAATCAAACCAGTGATCACATTCTCACGGATCGTTAGTGTTACTTGGTCAAGCACTTTGAATGATTTATACTTTTTTGTGACATCACGTAGCGTAATGACCTCCATTATGCTCCCCCCTTTCCTTCTGATTGTATTAGCTGAAATAATTGTTGTTCTTCTATGCCAAGCAAGTGCGCTTCATCAAGCAACTCCCGGATTATGCGACGAAGTGTTAGTCCTCTACGTTTTTCCAGTAACTTTTCCCGCGCATCCGGAGATACAAATGTTCCCAATCCACGTTTCTTATAAATAAGTTCCGCATCCAACAAAATCGTCAACCCCTTTCCAGCAGTTGCCGGATTAATAGTAAAAAGTTCTGCCAACTGATATTGCGAGTAAACCTTGTCATCGGCTTTCAACGTTCCATCAATAATCTCTTTCTCCAGCCATTCAGCAATCTGTAAATAAATTGGTTTTTCTCCATCCATCGCAAGCAAGAACTTCACCGCCTTTTAGTCATATAGTACATTACTGTTGTAATGTACTATACGTGTTTACTTTTCTTTTTGCAACCAATCGTGTTTAACGTTGGATAGCAATGGACTATTCTATGTACGTAGTTTGTTACTAAAAATGCAAATAACTAACGATACGAACTGTAAAGAGTTTTCTGATTTTCATGAGAAAAAGACCATCACAGAAAGTCAGTTGCTACTGACTTTCTGGACAGTCCTTTGAAAAACTCACGATTAATGTAAAGGTTCTCCTTCTTTTTCCGAAACTTTCGGTTTTGTATCCATTGCGGAAACTAATGGAATCGCACGCAAGAAGAATGCGACAATTACCGCTACGACCATAATACAAGCTCCAACAAAGAACGTGGTTGTGAGTGCGTCACTGAATACGTCTTTGACAGCCGCAATCATGTCTGCTGCAGCGCTTTGTAATTCCACAGGGAGACCAGCCTGAATGTTATCAAGTGCTGGTTGATCCAATAACAGTTCAGGATCTGCAAGTGCCGTAAGTTGTTTAGCTTGTTCAGGCGGCAATTGAGAAATAGCCCCCATCTCGTTTCCTGTAAACAATGCTTTCATTTTGGTCGCCATTTGCGAACTCATGACCGCCCCTAAAATTCCAATTCCCATCGTATTTCCAAGTGACCGGAATAATTGAGAAGATGCAGATGCCACTCCTAATTGACGGAGACTGACTGCATTTTGCACAGTTAGGGAGAAAACAGGCATACTCGCACCCAATCCGATACCGATAATACATAAGTAAATGATCATCAGATAAATAGGAGTGCTAATTGAAATCGTGGATAATAAGAAGATTCCAATCGCAGTAATACTTAAACCTGCAATTGCTAAGCCTTTATATTTCCCCACCTTGGTCATATACCCTCCAGCAAATGTAGTTGCAAATACCATGACAATCGACATCGGCATCATAATAAAACCGGAACCACTTGGCGAGATTCCTTTCGCACCTTGAATAAAAAATGGAGCGTAGATCATCACACCCATCATTCCCATACCTAGTAAGAAACCTGCGAGATTCGAAATCGTTACGATATCATTTTTAAATAATGACAATGGGAGAACAGGAGTCTTTACTTTTGTTTCCGTAATAATAAATGCCACTAAACTGACGACAGTCAAACCGAATAAACCGATGATTTCCCAAGAAGACCATGCGAATTTCCCTGCTCCCTCACCTGCTAAACTAAACGCAAGTAATAAAGCAACAATGGTCACTGTTAGGAAAAACGAACCGAAATAGTCAATTGACTCTCCTTCACGTCGTGGCACTTTTGGAAATAATTTAAATATCATCGCAAACGCAATCACGCCGAGTGGGAGGAACACCCAAAACACCCAATGCCAATCGAGATGATCCACGATATATCCACCCATTAATGGACCGAGAACACTAGAGATCCCGAAGATTCCGCTCATCAATCCTGTCCACTTTGCGCGTTCACGCGGCAGATACAAATCTCCGACTGCCGTAAACGCTGTCGACATGATCATTCCGGCGCCAATACCTGTAATTCCGCGGTAAATAATTAATTGAAAAATATCTGTGGACAGACCAGATAAAAATGCTCCAATTACAAAAATTCCAATACCACCTAATAAAAATGGTTTTCGTCCATAAATATCGGAAAGTTTTCCTACCAAAATTGTTGCTACGGCCATCGTTAGTAAGTAAATCGTAATAACCCATGTGTAATAATCTAAGCCGCCAAGTGTCGCAATAATTCTTGGCATCGCCACCCCGATAATTGTTTGATTGATCGCTGAGAAAAACATGGCAGTCATAATAGCGATCATAATGGTTACTTTTTGTTTGTCATTTAAATGGTTCATACATCGCTATCCTTTCTCCCTGTAGTCAATACATCTGTCGCCTGCTCAAAGATCTGAATACATCGTTGCAAATCTTCTTCAGACATATGCGCAAACACACTCTTCATCTTTTTGCGGCCTTTCATTCTCAATTCCTGCATCGTGTC encodes:
- the nhaC gene encoding Na+/H+ antiporter NhaC is translated as MEQKERKEIGIWWAILPLTIMILVMVVTVVKLEQGPHMPLIVGTSIAALVAWRHGFSWKEIEEMMYKGIRLALPAVIIIMLVGLVIGSWMGGGVVATMIFYGLKIITPSWFLVAIALICALVSLAIGSSWSTMATIGVAGMGIGLSMGIPAGMVAGAVISGAYFGDKMSPLSDTTNLAAGLTGTDLFDHIKHMLYTTIPGLLIALGVFTFLGRKFGSGEAELTSIANTSQVMQDSFVISPWLLLVPLAVIVMVALKVPAVPALIIGIVLGFISHVTLQGGTFADALDALQSGFAIETGNELVDKLFNGGGLDSMMYTVSMTLVAMTFGGILEYSGMLRSIMNQLLKVVKSTSSLIISTIGACVMTNATCSEQYISIVVPSRMFSKAYKEKGLNSKNLSRALEDGGTLTSVFIPWNTCGVFIFGTLGVSVVEYGPYAILNLVVPFISIVYALTGFSIVKLTPEEIEEMNAKEKKLDMEAQLE
- a CDS encoding MDR family MFS transporter yields the protein MNHLNDKQKVTIMIAIMTAMFFSAINQTIIGVAMPRIIATLGGLDYYTWVITIYLLTMAVATILVGKLSDIYGRKPFLLGGIGIFVIGAFLSGLSTDIFQLIIYRGITGIGAGMIMSTAFTAVGDLYLPRERAKWTGLMSGIFGISSVLGPLMGGYIVDHLDWHWVFWVFLPLGVIAFAMIFKLFPKVPRREGESIDYFGSFFLTVTIVALLLAFSLAGEGAGKFAWSSWEIIGLFGLTVVSLVAFIITETKVKTPVLPLSLFKNDIVTISNLAGFLLGMGMMGVMIYAPFFIQGAKGISPSGSGFIMMPMSIVMVFATTFAGGYMTKVGKYKGLAIAGLSITAIGIFLLSTISISTPIYLMIIYLCIIGIGLGASMPVFSLTVQNAVSLRQLGVASASSQLFRSLGNTMGIGILGAVMSSQMATKMKALFTGNEMGAISQLPPEQAKQLTALADPELLLDQPALDNIQAGLPVELQSAAADMIAAVKDVFSDALTTTFFVGACIMVVAVIVAFFLRAIPLVSAMDTKPKVSEKEGEPLH
- a CDS encoding HTH domain-containing protein, whose amino-acid sequence is MKVTIALVGSTAFCLRTEAMTLPKDIRIHCYSYENPSEAPHLLEKLKPCHAILFSGSLPYEASSKVIQQLTIPSFYLQQNENTIAVTLLYIASEKKLPIHELSIDSKEKIHVEHVLQDMNHLSIIKKPAMYELNAETDLQTVVNFHVSHYNSGQTKMAVTSVHAVYDQLQKIGIPAFRMIDPVSNILRALEHTAQQAQLQKSEATKIAVGLLKIYQPAEFASDTIERLATFLHAQTVQEDDTFLLYTTVGSVEFALQTEEFIQLIDSLSPISALMFGSGQTIVEASTNASSALELSRQSKNSGIYMLDEKKRLHGPLPTGMPAISMKIEEPHLLEISSNTTLSPAVISKLIQFNQFRQAAPFSANDLANYLGVSRRTAERTIKKLSDCEFIKTVGEEMTYAQGRPRSIYELHLPL
- a CDS encoding GntR family transcriptional regulator, with protein sequence MDGEKPIYLQIAEWLEKEIIDGTLKADDKVYSQYQLAELFTINPATAGKGLTILLDAELIYKKRGLGTFVSPDAREKLLEKRRGLTLRRIIRELLDEAHLLGIEEQQLFQLIQSEGKGGA
- a CDS encoding ATP-binding cassette domain-containing protein; the encoded protein is MEVITLRDVTKKYKSFKVLDQVTLTIRENVITGLIGRNGAGKTTLMKMVAGFTKESSGELRVFGERPFNSLAVSANMIFVDDRMGFPDALTLGNILVECDRFYENWDNELATRLLEYFGLPLTVKHRVLSKGKQSTFNAVVGIAARCSLTMFDEPITGMDSATRKDFYRALLKDYITHPRTIVLSSHHIEEMEDLLEDILLIDGKTVGFHGPIIELQEKFLSLQGRSSILEAHATRYAVVHRSMEGPVTEWIVDNEYTEQELSDLKRAGINVSAVSASDAYLAMTGQTKGGVDDVFNAMERK
- a CDS encoding mandelate racemase/muconate lactonizing enzyme family protein; translation: MKITEIEIFAIRLPLYEPFVISYATYDDMPSIIVKLTTDTGHVGYGESVADDHVTGESWESTFAVIQHKLAPQLIGENPSRFERIHEVMNKAITGVPSAKAALDIACFDAVGKAYGVPAYDLLGGRYHEKFPITHVLSIASPEHMAQEAADRVAAGYNSLKMKVGTDAKEDVKRIQAVRERVGQDIAIRVDVNQGWVNSATTLQAMKQLESCNLDWLEQPVVANDIDGLVEVKSKTSTPLMADEGLKGVREMREIIAKRAADKVNIKLMKCGGMYPANKLAHMAEMAGIECQVGSMVESSVGSAAGFHVAFSKKIMTSVELTGPLKFSKDVGNLQYDVPFIQLNEKPGLGIDIDEKVLEELTVRKEKVTR
- a CDS encoding GNAT family N-acetyltransferase, coding for MSRQAMPETICLLTEEWLPEIMKLQEKVLAALETPELLQPLTEKEFLFVLQGHGMIAGAFVNDQLVAIRAMLDPGEDEEHLGVDAGVSKEQLAHVLYSEISEVDPAYRGRGLQTTLGKWLMDYVNKDRYHYICATVAPFNIPSLKDKFALGLRIVALKVKYGNKLRYIFLKDLQATTSTEVCQEQRIVMGDIEQQQHALVAGWVGRQIENIDGEWYVIYVK